CTCGACGCCGGAGATCGGGCTCGGGCTCGTGAACGGACAGCCGGAGTACAGCCTGGGCTGGCGGCTCAAATTGGCGAACCGCGGTCCCACCTCGCTGGAGCTCCGGCTTGAGGGGACTCGGCGCGAGCATGCCAAAAAGAATGCGGCTCCGAATCACGCAGTCGGGTTTCACCTCGGCGCGAGATTCTGATGCCGCGTGGGCGGAGGCGCCGGGACCGAGCTGTCACGGCGCTTCCGCCTGAGTCGACCGATGTCAGCCTGCCTGACAACGAACATGTGCACGCAACGGAATGAGTGGCACCGGATGATCTCCACCGTTTTCCCAGGCACAAGGATGGAGCCAAAGCAGTTGGTGGCCTCTCTTGTCTGTTGATTCTCGCTCCCTCCTCTGATGTCCTGCCCCCATGTTCATCCGCCGCACCCAGACCCGCGGCTCCGACCGGGGCGAGAGCTACTTCACACACCGCCTGGTGCGCTCCGAGCGCAACGGCGAGCGGGTGCGGCACCGCACGCTGCTCAACCTCGGCATTGACTTCGCGCTGGCCCCGGAAGTTTGGCCGGTGTTGTGTGCGCGCGTCGAACAGTTGATCCCGCCGCTCGCGGCGGGTGATGGCGTCTCTAGTCGAGGAACCCGCCGCGGCTCAGCTCACGGTGCACCGAGTCCCGCGCCTCCGGCGGCAGCGGCTTGGTCTCCCACTTGGGGAAGCGCTTGATGTCGAAGCCGCGCATGCGGTACATCTCCGCCACCACGGCCCGGCCGTGGCGCTTGATCTGTCCGATGACCACCGCGGTGACGTCGTTGACCCGTCGCTGCAGTCGCACGGCCGCCTCGTAGTCCTCCCGCTCCAGCGCGCGCCACAGCTCGACGCATAACTCGGGGATGCAACTCGTCGGCGGGTTGATCATGCCGGCTACCCCGAAGGGCACCAGCCCGAAGATGTCCGCGTTGCCGGTGAACACCGACACGTCCGGCGGGAACAGCCGCACGTAGTCCAGCATGGCGCCGGCGCCGTAGGCCACCTTGATGCCGCGGATCGTGGGGATCTCTTCCTTCATGCGTTGGGCGAAGGGCGGCGCGATGGAGATGCCCGAGTACTTGGGGTTCTCGTAGATGAAGATGGGCAGCGACACCGCGTCCGCCACCGCCCGGAAGTGGGCCATGATCTCGTACTCCGAGTGGTCGGCATAGTAGTACGGCGGGATCACGCCGATGCCGTCGACGCCGGCCTCCGCCGCGTGCCGCGCCAGCTCCACCGTGCTCTCCGCGTCCGCGGTGCCCACGTGCACGACCAGCGGCGCGCGTCCGGCGTTCTGGTCCACGGCGATCTCGGCGGTGCGCTTGCGCTCGGCCATGGACATGGCCGGCCCCTGCCCCGACGATCCTAGCATGAACAGCCCCTGGACCCCCGCGTTGACATAGAAGTCCACCAGCTTCCGCAGCATCGGCTCGTCCACCGAGGCGTCATGCTCGAACGGCGTAATGACGGGAATGACGATGCCCTTGATCATGGTCTCGACCCTCCGTGGTCCTGAGATAGCCCCTGGAAATGGCCAGCGTCAAGCCGGGCCGCGGCCTTGGCGCCCGTCATTGCCGCCCCTTCTCACGTCATTCCCGCGAAAGCGGGAATCCAGGGGCGGTGGTGGGGCACCGCAGCGGCGTTGCCCGCCTCGCCACCCCTGGATTCCCGCTTTCGCGGGAATGACGAATCGGGGGGTTGGCGCCAGTTCTTGTTCGGGCGACGGTTTGACGCAACCCGTTTCGCGGGAATGACGACTCGGGGCATTGGTGCCGTTTCGTGGTCGAGGGAGCCTTGACACCGCGTCTTCTGGGAATGTGCATGTGCCCGCACCGCGGGTTTCGCCCCCATTGCCCCCTGGCTGGCCGCTATCCGCCCGCCAGCAAGCGCATGAGCCGGCCGCGGCGGTCGATCCTCTCGTGGATGTGGATGGTCTTGAAGGCGACGTAGAGCAGCGAGGTCATGTTGGTGACGACGGGCAGGCCAAGGTCCGTCTCGATGTCCTCGATGACGTCCATCACCGGGAAGTTGGCGCAGGGGATGTAGATGCCGTCGGCGTTGCCGGCCTCGCGCACGGCGCGCTTGGCTGCCTGATAGAGGTCCGCCACCGAGGCGATGCTGGAAGCGGTGAAGTCGGTCCCCAGGGAGACGACCGATGATGCCTCGAATCCCCACGCCTTGAGATAGCTCACGACTTTCTCGTTCAAGTCGGGAGGATAAGGGTCGACCACGGCCAGGCGCGACACCGAAAGCTCCCTGAACGCGTCCAGCGCGGCGGCCGCGGCGGTGGTGCACGGCACCCCGGTGATGGACTCCAACTTCTGGATGAGCTTCGTCTCGAACCCCTTGCCCTGGCTCACCACCAGGGGCGCGCCGTCGTGAATGATGAAGTCGCAGTCACGGCG
The sequence above is drawn from the Deltaproteobacteria bacterium genome and encodes:
- a CDS encoding dihydrodipicolinate synthase family protein, producing MIKGIVIPVITPFEHDASVDEPMLRKLVDFYVNAGVQGLFMLGSSGQGPAMSMAERKRTAEIAVDQNAGRAPLVVHVGTADAESTVELARHAAEAGVDGIGVIPPYYYADHSEYEIMAHFRAVADAVSLPIFIYENPKYSGISIAPPFAQRMKEEIPTIRGIKVAYGAGAMLDYVRLFPPDVSVFTGNADIFGLVPFGVAGMINPPTSCIPELCVELWRALEREDYEAAVRLQRRVNDVTAVVIGQIKRHGRAVVAEMYRMRGFDIKRFPKWETKPLPPEARDSVHRELSRGGFLD